In Candidatus Eisenbacteria bacterium, one genomic interval encodes:
- a CDS encoding HAMP domain-containing protein gives MTPILPRRTVWSIRWIVACAAVVLTTLIVLGVTSFMEKRTRNVLAREIESRLMLQARNLALTSSGAIVTDYPELTLAPLAREMQARQPELALVVVLDRHGNIQGHPDVRLLSGPYTPPPGLVPVPTTAPLGPHESITGNRQMLVASAPILNSRGEILGSALVGLNRAYVEQAMGQIRRQQFLILGAFLLAGAALSFGLMSLLLRPIGALRTGIERIGRGDLSTPIRLANRTEFGLLAEEVNSMASALMKAQTEMVERERLAREMELAQQIQRSILPSGQTVAGEFVVHGGHWAAAEVGGDYYDVIPLPDGKIALAVADVSGKGLAGCLITAMIFSLLRALRSIHHSPAELLAVLDERLGETLQRGSFVTMFYGELDSKTGRLVYSSAGHNPILVYRGQTRRTEWHRSKGIPLGAIRGGAIRRTLEDQVIDLAPGDSLVQFTDGINETSDPLGQEFGFDRMETIVSVAGPSGARGILDQLHHAVEKWRGDGLPMDDETVLVVSRDPGARPGPGAFSVDGSTLALPDAERFEAARKRGTSIQLPATLDSLVGIREWLDRSGAARGLSSGGADMLDLVLYEVCANVVEHGYGKDPARTLELWWLPGAGLAAGPGSAAGPATRGCFVLRDEGRPFRPDRAKKTDYEDPAVRKRGRGFGLDIIYRTMSAVVYHPGTNVGNITVLEWDPLKLEQQDEVPNA, from the coding sequence ATGACGCCGATTCTTCCGCGCCGGACGGTTTGGAGCATCCGCTGGATCGTCGCGTGCGCCGCGGTCGTGCTCACGACGCTCATCGTGCTCGGCGTGACCTCGTTCATGGAGAAGAGGACGCGAAACGTCCTCGCGCGGGAGATCGAGAGCCGCCTGATGCTCCAGGCTCGGAACCTCGCCCTCACGAGCTCGGGCGCCATCGTGACCGATTACCCCGAGCTGACCCTGGCGCCGCTCGCCCGGGAGATGCAGGCGCGCCAGCCCGAGCTGGCCCTCGTGGTGGTCCTGGACCGCCACGGCAACATCCAGGGCCACCCGGACGTCCGCCTCTTGAGCGGCCCCTACACACCGCCCCCGGGGCTCGTCCCCGTCCCGACCACGGCGCCCCTCGGGCCGCACGAATCGATCACGGGGAACCGGCAGATGCTGGTGGCGTCGGCTCCGATTCTCAATTCGCGCGGCGAGATCCTCGGCAGCGCCCTCGTGGGTCTCAACCGGGCCTACGTCGAGCAGGCGATGGGGCAGATCCGCAGGCAGCAGTTCCTGATCCTGGGAGCGTTTCTCCTCGCCGGGGCCGCGCTGTCGTTCGGGCTGATGTCGCTCCTCCTCCGGCCCATCGGAGCGCTCCGCACCGGCATCGAGCGGATCGGGCGCGGGGATCTGAGCACGCCGATTCGGCTCGCGAATCGGACCGAGTTCGGTCTCTTGGCGGAAGAGGTCAACAGCATGGCCTCCGCGCTGATGAAGGCGCAGACCGAGATGGTGGAGCGCGAGCGTCTCGCCCGCGAGATGGAGCTGGCGCAGCAGATCCAGCGCTCGATCCTTCCCTCGGGCCAGACCGTCGCCGGCGAGTTCGTGGTTCACGGCGGGCACTGGGCGGCGGCCGAGGTCGGAGGCGACTACTACGACGTGATCCCCCTCCCCGACGGGAAGATCGCGCTGGCCGTCGCGGACGTCTCGGGGAAGGGCCTCGCGGGCTGCCTCATCACGGCGATGATCTTCTCGCTCCTCCGGGCCCTGCGCTCGATCCATCACTCCCCGGCCGAGCTTCTCGCCGTCCTCGACGAGCGTCTCGGCGAGACGCTCCAGCGGGGAAGCTTCGTCACGATGTTCTACGGCGAGCTCGATTCCAAGACCGGACGATTGGTCTACTCCTCCGCGGGACACAATCCGATTCTGGTCTACCGGGGACAAACGCGCCGCACGGAGTGGCACCGGTCGAAGGGAATCCCGCTCGGAGCGATCCGGGGCGGAGCGATCCGCCGGACCCTCGAGGACCAAGTCATCGACCTCGCCCCGGGCGACTCCCTCGTCCAATTCACGGACGGGATCAACGAGACGAGCGATCCTCTCGGGCAGGAATTCGGATTCGACCGGATGGAGACGATCGTTTCGGTCGCGGGACCGTCGGGCGCGCGAGGGATTCTCGACCAGCTCCACCACGCGGTCGAGAAGTGGCGGGGCGACGGATTGCCCATGGACGACGAAACGGTGCTCGTCGTCAGCCGGGACCCCGGCGCCCGACCCGGCCCCGGAGCGTTCTCCGTGGACGGATCCACCCTCGCCCTTCCCGACGCGGAGCGTTTCGAGGCCGCGCGGAAGCGCGGCACGAGCATCCAGCTTCCCGCGACCCTGGACTCCCTCGTGGGGATCCGCGAGTGGCTGGACCGATCGGGCGCGGCGCGAGGTCTCTCGAGCGGCGGGGCCGACATGCTCGATCTGGTCCTCTACGAGGTGTGCGCGAACGTCGTGGAGCACGGATACGGAAAGGACCCTGCGCGGACGCTCGAGCTCTGGTGGCTGCCCGGCGCGGGTCTCGCGGCCGGTCCGGGTTCCGCGGCCGGTCCGGCCACGCGGGGTTGCTTCGTCCTCCGGGATGAGGGGCGCCCGTTCCGGCCCGACCGGGCGAAGAAGACGGACTACGAGGACCCCGCGGTTCGGAAACGCGGGCGTGGGTTCGGGCTCGACATCATCTACAGGACGATGAGCGCGGTCGTCTATCACCCCGGGACAAACGTGGGAAACATCACGGTCCTCGAGTGGGACCCGCTGAAGCTCGAGCAGCAGGACGAGGTGCCGAATGCGTAA
- a CDS encoding anti-sigma factor antagonist (This anti-anti-sigma factor, or anti-sigma factor antagonist, belongs to a family that includes characterized members SpoIIAA, RsbV, RsfA, and RsfB.) translates to MGQLKTTRACLWLVPEGGASFPVLVKSHGVDEAQARLVIEQGAATLMERSRARPNPLVVADLAAGTDGSMRDVADRAGLRFFAPIWVRGEMLGILALGARSDGAPYSDHDIRALQASLAIAGVAMQNERFYGRLLERNRELRMANNRLKELDRLKSEFIANVNHELRTPLTAIIASLDCVARAEESGVTDGNASGRQLLHYAGNQSRKLLSMIENLLTFSEAEQDSLRPDFVTGDVVAAVSDYYLERVPGVSSELREFTCVREANVLQGKFDEQLLRQILDTLIDNAVKFTAAGARIQLRVRRVAQDGGEWIGIDVVDDGPGIPADRLSALFEPFQQLDGSMTRLVGGMGLGLSLARRLAEGLGGHLTATSEPGKGCIFTLLLPAVVQLDGNSADSPDGRRLAMTNELEISKPEDRGEAVLLRVKGRLDVKTSPILLQRVAEIQANGQNLVLNLSEVSFMGSSGIGALLVLVEQFQEQGGSVRFASLSPAVDSVVKLLNLDRFLSIDATETASFAALGA, encoded by the coding sequence ATGGGGCAATTGAAGACCACTCGGGCCTGCCTCTGGCTGGTTCCGGAGGGAGGCGCCAGCTTCCCGGTGCTCGTCAAGTCTCACGGGGTGGACGAGGCGCAGGCACGGCTTGTGATCGAGCAGGGCGCCGCGACGCTGATGGAGCGATCCCGCGCGAGGCCGAACCCGCTCGTGGTCGCGGACCTGGCTGCGGGGACGGACGGATCGATGCGAGACGTCGCCGACCGGGCTGGGCTCCGATTCTTCGCCCCGATCTGGGTTCGAGGAGAGATGCTCGGCATCCTCGCGCTCGGGGCGCGCTCGGACGGGGCCCCCTATTCCGACCACGACATCCGGGCCCTGCAGGCATCCCTCGCCATCGCCGGCGTCGCGATGCAGAACGAGAGGTTCTACGGGCGGCTCCTGGAGCGAAACCGCGAGCTCCGAATGGCCAACAATCGACTCAAAGAGTTGGATCGGTTGAAGTCCGAGTTCATCGCAAACGTGAACCACGAGCTTCGAACGCCCCTGACGGCCATCATCGCCTCCCTGGACTGCGTCGCCCGCGCCGAAGAGAGTGGCGTGACCGACGGCAACGCTTCCGGGCGCCAGCTGCTCCACTACGCCGGCAACCAATCGCGGAAACTGCTGTCGATGATCGAGAACCTGCTCACGTTCTCGGAGGCGGAGCAGGATTCCCTTCGCCCCGATTTCGTGACCGGAGACGTGGTCGCCGCGGTTTCCGACTACTACCTCGAGCGCGTCCCGGGCGTTTCGTCGGAATTGAGGGAATTCACCTGCGTGCGCGAAGCGAACGTATTGCAGGGGAAATTCGACGAGCAGCTCCTGAGGCAGATCCTGGACACCCTGATCGACAACGCGGTGAAGTTCACCGCGGCGGGCGCGCGGATCCAGCTCCGCGTGCGCCGGGTCGCGCAGGACGGTGGGGAGTGGATCGGGATCGACGTCGTCGATGACGGGCCCGGCATCCCGGCGGACCGGCTCTCCGCTCTCTTCGAGCCGTTCCAGCAGCTGGACGGCTCCATGACCCGTCTCGTCGGCGGCATGGGCTTGGGGCTTTCCCTCGCCCGGCGGCTCGCCGAGGGGCTCGGCGGTCACCTGACCGCAACGAGCGAGCCGGGCAAGGGTTGCATCTTCACGTTGCTACTGCCTGCGGTCGTACAGCTCGACGGCAATTCTGCCGATAGTCCAGATGGGAGGAGGCTCGCCATGACCAACGAATTGGAGATCTCGAAACCGGAGGATCGCGGTGAAGCGGTGCTTCTGCGGGTCAAGGGCCGCCTCGACGTCAAGACGTCTCCCATCCTGTTGCAGCGGGTCGCCGAGATCCAGGCTAACGGTCAGAATCTGGTGCTGAACCTGTCCGAGGTCTCGTTCATGGGCTCGAGCGGCATCGGCGCTTTGCTGGTGTTGGTGGAGCAGTTTCAGGAACAGGGCGGGAGCGTGCGGTTCGCCTCTCTCTCGCCCGCGGTCGACTCGGTCGTCAAGCTCTTGAACCTCGACCGGTTCTTGAGCATCGACGCGACCGAGACCGCATCGTTCGCGGCGCTCGGAGCCTGA
- a CDS encoding PAS domain S-box protein, with protein sequence MSTGNRQIDSGTRAPRASTKGAEAASRLAAIQDLSDDAIVAIDLDGIITGWSRGAERIYGYPAEVILGNSISVLVPMDRRDEWPQMITSIKLGDQVHHLETVRLRSDGAPIDVSLSVAPTRDDAGRVTGGVAIARDITAVQQALDQAERSSEKLSEREKALRQALAALRKSHEEVKTAQLQLVQAAKLESIGRLAAGVAHEVKNPLAIILSAVEFLSQAVPNPDPDVTMAMADVQEAVRRADHVIRGLLDFSHATEFSLEDGNLNEILKKSAGLVRHSLSKAHVTLVNELGSDLPNIMLDASKIEQVFVNLMINAIDAMPSGGTLTVRTSRRRMTVGPHVGIRRTDQFRIGQSVLVVEIEDTGTGVDEATRIRLFDPFFTTKPTGKGTGLGLAMSKTIIALHGGTIQIANRENGGARATVVFHIQSS encoded by the coding sequence ATGAGCACCGGAAATCGACAGATCGATTCGGGCACCCGCGCTCCGCGCGCCTCCACCAAGGGCGCGGAGGCGGCCTCGCGGCTCGCCGCGATTCAGGATCTCTCCGACGACGCGATCGTGGCCATCGACCTGGATGGAATCATCACCGGCTGGAGCCGCGGCGCCGAGCGGATCTACGGATATCCCGCGGAAGTGATCCTCGGCAATTCGATCTCCGTTCTGGTCCCGATGGACCGGCGCGACGAATGGCCCCAGATGATCACGAGCATCAAGCTTGGGGACCAGGTCCACCACCTGGAGACCGTCCGGCTCCGAAGCGACGGCGCTCCGATCGACGTGTCCCTCTCGGTCGCTCCCACGCGCGACGACGCGGGGCGCGTGACCGGCGGCGTGGCGATCGCGCGTGACATCACGGCGGTCCAGCAAGCGCTGGATCAGGCTGAGCGGAGCAGCGAGAAATTGAGCGAGCGGGAAAAGGCGCTCCGCCAGGCGCTGGCGGCGCTCCGCAAGTCGCACGAAGAGGTCAAGACCGCCCAGCTCCAGCTGGTCCAGGCGGCGAAGCTCGAATCGATCGGGCGTCTCGCCGCCGGGGTCGCCCACGAGGTGAAAAATCCGCTCGCGATCATCCTCTCGGCGGTGGAGTTCCTCTCGCAGGCGGTTCCGAACCCCGACCCCGACGTCACGATGGCCATGGCCGACGTGCAAGAGGCCGTGCGGCGCGCGGACCACGTCATACGCGGTTTGCTCGATTTTTCGCACGCCACCGAGTTCTCGCTGGAGGACGGAAATCTGAACGAGATCCTCAAGAAGTCGGCCGGTCTGGTCCGCCACTCGCTCTCCAAGGCCCACGTCACGCTGGTCAATGAGTTGGGGAGCGACCTCCCGAACATCATGCTGGACGCCTCGAAGATCGAGCAGGTCTTCGTGAACCTCATGATCAACGCGATCGACGCGATGCCCTCGGGCGGCACGTTGACCGTGAGGACCTCGCGGCGACGAATGACGGTGGGGCCGCACGTCGGAATCCGACGGACGGACCAATTCCGTATCGGGCAGAGCGTCCTCGTCGTCGAGATCGAGGACACGGGCACCGGCGTCGACGAAGCAACCCGGATCAGGCTCTTCGATCCGTTCTTCACCACCAAGCCGACCGGCAAGGGAACGGGGCTCGGCCTCGCGATGAGCAAGACGATCATCGCGCTCCACGGCGGCACGATTCAAATCGCCAACCGTGAGAACGGCGGTGCCCGCGCCACCGTCGTCTTCCACATTCAGAGCTCTTAA
- a CDS encoding response regulator, which yields MADSEAGKAAASHGRILIVEDEEALARHLRCHLQRAGYEVRMEHTGKAGLVVVAEHWPDLVLLDLILPDISGYEVCTELRRLYRPWHLPVLMLTALNSPKHRLLGFGHGADAYLTKPVTSGELLRTVETLLSHNVRGLGAGR from the coding sequence TTGGCCGACAGCGAAGCAGGGAAGGCGGCAGCGAGCCACGGACGAATCCTCATTGTGGAAGATGAGGAGGCGCTGGCGAGACACCTGAGATGCCATCTGCAGCGGGCGGGCTACGAAGTTCGAATGGAGCACACCGGGAAGGCGGGGCTGGTGGTTGTCGCGGAGCATTGGCCGGACCTGGTGCTCCTCGATCTGATCCTGCCGGATATCAGCGGATACGAAGTCTGCACCGAGCTTCGACGTCTCTACCGCCCGTGGCACCTGCCGGTCTTGATGCTCACAGCGCTCAACTCACCGAAGCACCGCCTGCTCGGCTTCGGGCACGGCGCGGACGCCTATCTGACCAAGCCGGTCACCTCGGGCGAGCTTCTCCGCACCGTCGAGACCCTGCTCAGCCACAATGTCCGAGGACTAGGCGCCGGCCGTTGA